The window GCTATAATTAATGCTTTTGCAAGACTAGCAACTTCATCAACAACCCAATGAACCGCTTTTACAAAAGCTTCGGCTAAATCTTCAAAAAAACCGGTAAGTTCATCAACAATTGTTTGAATAGATTCCACGATAAAATCCCCAATGTCTTCAAAAAATTCTAAAACGGCATCATCCATTTCTCCATCGGAAAAAACAGGAGTGTGTCCTTCTACTTTTCGTATTTGCGCTCCCGCATCTCGAAGCCAAAATAAAACTTCATTAACACCATTTTCATCTTTATTGCCTTTATCATCAAATACAAAATCTTGCATTATTGTTCTACATTGTTGTCTTGGTAATTGGCTCATTGCATGCACTACACCTCTAGCTTGGTTTGCATTTCTATAGCCTTTAATAACAGCGCAACGTTCTTTTTTATCCATTTGTGCAACCCCTTGAAAGAATTCTCTATTTTCTTTAGGATCTTTAATGGTTTTGGCATAAGATTCGGATAGTTTAACCGCTTTGTTTTCACTTTCCTTAAATAATATTTGTACTGCAGGAGCAAGTTCTACTGCTTTGTATTTACATTTTTTTACAGCATCTGTTACCGATTTTTTACTTCTAAAAGAAGCAGATTCTAGTGCTGTTAAAATGGAATTTTTACCAGTTACGAACTTCGTTTTACTAAGGTTTTTTTTACGAGTTTCAACTTTTTCTAATGCAGCTTTAGTAACCTTTTTTGAAACTGTCTTTTTTTTCGGAGCAGATTTTCCCGATGTGGATTTTTTCTTTCCCATGGTTTATGGTTTTAAAAATTAATGCCACTAAAAGAATTAATAGTAATTGTCAGTACGTGTATTTTAGGAAATACAGTTAAAAAAGTTAGGAAGAAAGCACAAATGTAATAAAAATTAGGAATATTACAAATTTAATTAACTGATAATCAGTATATTAAATAATAGATTAATTTTAAAACACCTGTAATACAGTTATTTACATTATCTGTATTAACGTAAGAATTAAAGCGTAACAAACTAACACACAGTAACTTATAGGATAAATGCGATTTGTGATTCATTTTTTATTACTTCACTTCATGTTTCTTTTTATGGACAATTTACATTGTCTACTTTATGTTTCGTGAAGTAGTTTGCATCTTTCCTATTTGATAGATAAACTTAGAAAAGGTTAACGTTTTGTGTGCAGAAATTTTCTCCTAGAAGAGAAATACCAATACTTTAAAAAGATTTATGGGATACTTTTCCTTTTACCCCTTTGAAGAAATTGTGCATAAAAGCAAAATCTTCTTCCATATTATCTGTAGGATAAAAAGGTTTCGAAATTTTGTTTTGTTTTCTACCAAAATCGAAAGTAACCATTACAATTGGCACATGTGCAGCTTTTGCTATATGATAAAAACCTGTTTTCCATTCGGATACTTTATCTCTAGTACCTTCTGGAGCTAATGTTAATCGTAATTCATCATTAGTTTCAAAAAGTTTAGCAATAGCTTCCACTTTATTCTGACCAGGAGTTCTATCTAATGCTCTTCCTCCAACAGCTCTAAAATAATAACCAAATGGGAATATGAATATTTCTTTTTTACCGAGAAAATTAATTTTTGTATTTGTGATTTTTCGGATTAATAATCCAATATAGAAATCATGCCAACTCGTATGAGGAACAGCTATTATAACGTATTTCTTCAGGTCTTTTGGAAACTCACCAATAAGTTTCCATTTCATGATTTTGAAGTATATAAATTTGTATATAATTGTTAACATAAAAAATTACATTTTTTGATATAGAGCTTTAAGCTTTTCTCTAGTAATTGTTTTTTTCCAGTTTTTACCAATTGCATTTTCCCAAAGCGGTTCTAAACTTAAGGCAACATCTATCATGATATCCAACTCTTTATCACTTAAATCTGCACAAATACCTTGAGGAATAGTTATGTTATGTTTTTCGCGCATGGCTTTATACATGGCTACTCCTTCTGGATAATATTCTTCTAGATGTTCAAAAACGATACAGTTACCAACGCCATGTTTTACGCCTAATAAATAACCTAAACCATAACTCATGGCATGTGCAACACCAACTTGAGA is drawn from Lacinutrix sp. WUR7 and contains these coding sequences:
- a CDS encoding 1-acyl-sn-glycerol-3-phosphate acyltransferase — translated: MKWKLIGEFPKDLKKYVIIAVPHTSWHDFYIGLLIRKITNTKINFLGKKEIFIFPFGYYFRAVGGRALDRTPGQNKVEAIAKLFETNDELRLTLAPEGTRDKVSEWKTGFYHIAKAAHVPIVMVTFDFGRKQNKISKPFYPTDNMEEDFAFMHNFFKGVKGKVSHKSF